A single genomic interval of Brevibacillus brevis harbors:
- the spoIIR gene encoding stage II sporulation protein R, which yields MKRILLMAFSLFMLMMSWEGQLTSANVLDNGPIPQESVRLRIIANSDSVQDQWLKREVRDAIIAQMNTWADDIKTLEEAEQVIQTQLPVLQQVVDKTIKERGFSYKAVVDFGEVPFPTKLYGSYVYPAGNYRAVRVQIGEAKGQNWWCVLFPPLCFIDMSNGDAVQAEPTPKPEESEQTTATVSEEEEDYDRFDRKQVAVVPLEENEVGLNSESNIVDTEQTKVEVEESEEVEKAAEVTVSAPEVEVRFYLWEKIESWLS from the coding sequence ATGAAACGGATATTATTAATGGCATTTAGCCTGTTTATGCTTATGATGAGCTGGGAGGGGCAGCTTACTTCGGCCAATGTGTTGGATAATGGGCCGATCCCTCAGGAATCCGTTCGCTTGCGCATTATTGCGAACAGCGATTCTGTCCAAGACCAATGGTTGAAGCGCGAAGTCAGAGATGCCATTATCGCTCAAATGAATACGTGGGCGGATGATATCAAGACTTTGGAGGAAGCAGAGCAAGTGATTCAAACACAATTGCCTGTCCTTCAACAAGTCGTAGACAAGACGATCAAGGAACGCGGTTTTTCATACAAAGCTGTAGTCGATTTCGGCGAAGTCCCTTTTCCAACGAAGCTGTATGGCTCCTATGTGTATCCTGCGGGTAATTACCGAGCAGTCCGTGTACAAATTGGAGAGGCAAAAGGTCAAAACTGGTGGTGTGTCCTGTTCCCGCCGCTCTGCTTTATTGACATGTCCAATGGCGACGCTGTACAAGCAGAGCCAACTCCAAAGCCTGAAGAATCTGAGCAAACGACAGCAACTGTATCCGAGGAAGAGGAAGACTACGATCGATTTGATAGAAAGCAAGTAGCGGTCGTACCCCTAGAAGAGAACGAAGTAGGGCTAAATTCCGAATCAAATATAGTGGACACTGAGCAAACAAAAGTAGAGGTAGAAGAGTCCGAAGAAGTAGAAAAAGCAGCAGAAGTAACTGTCTCTGCACCTGAGGTAGAAGTGAGATTTTACTTATGGGAAAAAATCGAGAGCTGGCTCTCCTAA
- the prmC gene encoding peptide chain release factor N(5)-glutamine methyltransferase translates to MHTQLDWSDVTTIREALLRASSFLREKGTKDPLFEAELMIRHCLDWDRTRFLMAMTDSIDAETLMKLDGLCVRRSNNEPLQYMFGEQEFYGRPFTVRPGVLIPRPETEILVEQVMAAAAKLWPEREELAVVDIGTGSGAICITLALEKTQWRVTTVDLSPEATAIARENASRLGADVCFLQGDLVQPLLEAGEKVDILVSNPPYIPSRDVEALDDEVRVHEPRMALDGGEDGLDCYRRLCEALPNLLKERAVVAFEVGIYQAGDVAALMRASGVMDEVEIVPDLAGIERVVIGVRR, encoded by the coding sequence ATGCACACTCAGCTTGATTGGTCTGATGTCACGACGATTCGAGAAGCCCTGTTACGGGCTTCTTCCTTTTTGCGGGAAAAAGGGACAAAGGATCCTTTGTTTGAAGCGGAGCTAATGATTCGTCATTGCCTCGACTGGGATCGGACGCGCTTTTTAATGGCGATGACGGATTCAATCGATGCAGAAACATTGATGAAGCTGGACGGACTGTGCGTGCGTCGGTCGAATAATGAACCATTGCAATACATGTTTGGCGAACAGGAGTTTTACGGGCGTCCTTTTACGGTGCGACCAGGTGTGCTGATCCCAAGACCAGAAACGGAAATCCTGGTGGAGCAAGTGATGGCTGCGGCTGCAAAGCTCTGGCCTGAGCGGGAAGAGCTAGCGGTGGTGGATATCGGCACAGGGAGCGGAGCCATTTGCATTACGCTCGCGTTAGAAAAAACGCAATGGCGCGTGACTACGGTGGACCTCTCTCCGGAGGCAACGGCAATCGCACGGGAAAATGCAAGTCGTCTTGGTGCAGATGTCTGCTTTCTACAAGGCGATTTGGTGCAGCCGCTTTTGGAAGCAGGCGAAAAGGTAGACATCCTCGTGTCCAATCCACCTTATATTCCGAGTCGCGATGTCGAGGCGCTGGACGATGAAGTACGCGTTCATGAACCTCGCATGGCTTTGGATGGCGGCGAAGATGGTCTGGATTGCTATCGTCGACTGTGTGAGGCGCTGCCTAATCTATTGAAAGAAAGAGCGGTTGTAGCGTTTGAGGTAGGCATTTATCAGGCTGGGGATGTAGCGGCATTGATGAGGGCATCCGGTGTCATGGATGAGGTAGAGATTGTTCCAGATTTGGCGGGGATCGAGCGGGTTGTTATCGGAGTGAGACGATAG
- a CDS encoding thymidine kinase, translated as MAQLYFRYGAMNASKSIQLLTVAHNYEQSGKKVVVFTPAVDDRYGVGKVASRVGISREAIPISEETDLYQIVEAESVKPHCVLVDEAQFISRHHVNQLVRIVDKLGIPVIVYGLLKNFKNELFPGSAALLCEADKVEEIKTVCVYCNKKATHILKFKNGQPVYSGETIEIAGNDTYSSVCRKHYYTPPVAE; from the coding sequence GTGGCACAACTATACTTTCGGTATGGAGCGATGAACGCTTCCAAATCCATTCAATTATTGACCGTTGCCCACAACTACGAGCAATCGGGGAAAAAAGTAGTAGTGTTTACTCCAGCAGTGGATGATCGCTATGGCGTGGGAAAAGTTGCTTCGCGAGTTGGGATTAGCCGGGAAGCAATTCCGATTAGCGAAGAGACTGATCTGTATCAAATCGTCGAGGCAGAGTCAGTCAAGCCGCATTGCGTGTTGGTTGACGAGGCTCAGTTCATCAGCCGCCACCATGTGAATCAGCTCGTCAGGATCGTAGACAAGCTGGGTATCCCTGTAATCGTCTATGGCTTGTTGAAAAACTTCAAGAATGAGCTCTTCCCCGGCAGTGCCGCGCTCTTGTGTGAGGCTGACAAGGTCGAAGAGATTAAAACCGTCTGCGTTTATTGCAATAAAAAGGCGACGCATATTCTCAAGTTCAAAAATGGACAACCCGTTTACTCTGGGGAGACGATTGAAATTGCTGGAAATGATACGTACAGCAGCGTCTGTCGCAAGCATTACTATACCCCACCTGTTGCCGAATAA
- a CDS encoding DUF3298 and DUF4163 domain-containing protein — MSSFKSITSSLLGTAVLLTAVAAPVFAAPASPATSTKPAVQAPKPQANGVVFTPKTITVDTKEFQGKVSIPVISGMKDKAFEAKLNATLLKEAQTGLAEGQKAGKDDAAEAKKHGWEPRPHALDISYEVHNAGKLVSFSVQTYIYTGGAHGMTDVTYYTIDNQAKAKQLKLADLFQPGYDYLTILNQIITQQMKEKTSPDGINPYFSFEGISEDQGFSFKDGNLVIHFGQYEIAPYAAGMPEFAIPAHRYQSLLKPEIREALFKK; from the coding sequence ATGTCATCTTTTAAATCCATTACTTCTAGCCTGCTCGGTACGGCTGTATTGTTAACAGCCGTCGCTGCCCCAGTATTTGCAGCACCCGCTTCACCTGCAACCTCTACAAAGCCTGCTGTACAAGCGCCAAAGCCACAAGCTAACGGTGTCGTGTTCACACCAAAAACCATTACGGTCGATACGAAAGAATTTCAAGGGAAAGTATCCATCCCGGTTATTAGCGGGATGAAGGATAAAGCTTTTGAAGCAAAACTGAATGCTACTCTGCTGAAAGAAGCGCAAACTGGCTTGGCGGAAGGACAAAAAGCCGGGAAAGATGATGCGGCAGAAGCAAAAAAACACGGCTGGGAGCCACGCCCTCACGCTCTCGACATCTCCTATGAGGTACACAATGCTGGCAAGCTCGTTTCTTTCTCCGTACAAACATACATTTATACGGGCGGAGCACATGGCATGACGGATGTTACGTATTACACCATCGATAATCAGGCCAAAGCAAAACAGCTGAAGCTGGCTGATCTGTTCCAGCCTGGTTATGATTACCTTACGATTCTCAATCAAATCATTACGCAGCAAATGAAGGAAAAAACTTCACCAGACGGCATCAATCCTTATTTTAGCTTCGAGGGCATCAGTGAAGATCAAGGCTTCTCCTTTAAAGACGGCAACCTGGTGATCCATTTTGGTCAATATGAAATTGCCCCGTATGCTGCGGGAATGCCTGAGTTCGCAATCCCCGCTCATCGTTACCAAAGTCTGTTGAAGCCTGAGATTCGCGAGGCTTTGTTCAAAAAGTAA
- the rpmE gene encoding 50S ribosomal protein L31 has protein sequence MKQDIHPKYNVVTVSCACGNEFESGSVKQVLKVEICSNCHPFFTGKQKFVDAGGRVDRFKRKYNL, from the coding sequence ATGAAACAAGACATTCATCCTAAGTACAACGTAGTAACAGTTAGCTGCGCATGCGGTAACGAATTTGAATCCGGTTCCGTGAAACAAGTGCTGAAAGTGGAGATCTGCTCCAACTGCCACCCTTTCTTCACAGGAAAACAAAAATTCGTTGATGCAGGCGGCCGTGTAGACCGTTTCAAACGCAAATACAATCTGTAA
- a CDS encoding L-threonylcarbamoyladenylate synthase has protein sequence MEMNFVTKVWSVDNDVENQHSCAQIVDAARFLREGAVVAFPTETVYGLGANALSDEAVEKIFTAKGRPSDNPLIVHIGAWDQLSTVASEVPEKGKKLMEAFWPGPLTVILPKTDQVASLVTAGLDSVGVRMPDHPTALALIKEAGVPIAAPSANRSGRPSPTTAAHVLADLDGRVAGVVDGGATGVGVESTVIDVTQDPPMILRPGGITREQMEPVIGYVELDPSFQVGAAEAPRSPGMKYTHYAPEGEMWLVSGESEKVRAKMEDMLQQAKQHGQKTGVLATEETAPFWQSHEAADVVLVVGSQADLEVVAQQLYAVLREFDDQEVQYIVGETFPRNGLGMAVMNRLEKAAGGRVLSV, from the coding sequence ATGGAAATGAATTTTGTGACAAAAGTCTGGTCTGTGGATAACGATGTGGAAAATCAGCATAGTTGTGCACAGATTGTGGATGCAGCCCGTTTTCTTCGAGAAGGGGCAGTTGTCGCGTTTCCCACGGAGACGGTTTACGGCTTGGGAGCGAATGCATTATCAGATGAAGCAGTGGAAAAAATATTTACAGCAAAAGGCAGACCCAGCGATAATCCGCTGATTGTACATATTGGGGCGTGGGACCAGTTGTCCACGGTAGCAAGTGAGGTTCCGGAGAAAGGGAAAAAGCTGATGGAGGCGTTTTGGCCTGGACCCTTGACGGTGATTTTGCCAAAAACGGATCAGGTAGCTTCGCTGGTAACGGCAGGTTTGGATTCAGTCGGGGTTCGCATGCCTGATCATCCGACTGCCTTGGCATTGATCAAGGAAGCGGGGGTACCGATTGCAGCTCCGAGCGCCAATCGCTCTGGACGTCCGAGTCCAACGACTGCGGCGCATGTATTGGCTGATTTGGATGGACGCGTAGCAGGTGTGGTCGATGGTGGGGCAACAGGTGTTGGGGTAGAATCTACGGTTATTGATGTGACGCAGGACCCACCCATGATTCTGCGCCCGGGCGGCATCACACGGGAGCAAATGGAACCAGTGATTGGCTACGTAGAGCTCGACCCTTCTTTTCAAGTGGGAGCAGCCGAGGCACCGCGCTCTCCAGGGATGAAATATACGCACTACGCTCCTGAAGGGGAAATGTGGCTAGTGTCAGGAGAGAGTGAAAAAGTTCGGGCGAAAATGGAAGACATGCTGCAACAGGCGAAGCAGCACGGTCAAAAAACAGGTGTGCTGGCAACGGAGGAAACAGCACCCTTTTGGCAAAGTCACGAGGCGGCAGATGTCGTTCTTGTGGTCGGATCACAAGCGGATCTGGAAGTGGTTGCCCAACAGCTCTATGCTGTGCTGCGAGAATTCGACGATCAAGAAGTGCAGTATATTGTCGGTGAGACTTTTCCGCGAAACGGGTTGGGTATGGCCGTGATGAATCGCTTGGAAAAGGCGGCTGGAGGCCGAGTCTTGTCCGTGTAA
- a CDS encoding cryptochrome/photolyase family protein, which produces MTAIVWFRRDLRLHDHAALYAAMLTGDPIIPVYIVEESLCRSAAAGDKRLYAHFSAIAALDDALAQLGGRLLIRHGNPQQVLCQLAQETGANKLFFNRDYTPEARKRDELVSEVLSSQGVFVHTCKDLILHEPGEIMTKLRAPYAVFTPYRRVWQTLPKDRPFPQPTRWNLLDGLKELASEPVPTVEAFGRKRPIGTEWEMEQFGEQAARKRLQQFLDGDIYTYKEKRDMPGVNATSRLSFALNAGTLSIRTVYHSVQEVLAGARGEQVTSIEAFLTELIWREFYQQVLYFHPHTTDHAYLPQFEKVAWENRTDLFTRWCQGETGYPIVDAAMKQLNETGWMHNRLRMITASFLTKDLLVDWRWGMAYFAQQLIDFDEAANIGGWQWSASTGTDAQPYFRIFNPVTQGEKFDPDGVFVKKYLPVLREVPLQYIHKPWDMPEHIQEQAGCKIGFDYPIPCVDHAQRRKLAMALFQEAKGRHAKTE; this is translated from the coding sequence ATGACTGCCATAGTCTGGTTCCGTCGGGATCTGCGCTTGCACGACCATGCTGCTCTGTATGCAGCTATGCTCACAGGCGATCCGATTATCCCTGTTTATATAGTGGAGGAGTCGCTTTGTCGTTCTGCGGCTGCAGGAGATAAGCGGCTGTATGCGCATTTTTCCGCGATAGCTGCACTCGACGACGCTTTGGCTCAACTGGGAGGACGCCTCCTGATTCGCCACGGCAACCCACAGCAAGTGCTCTGTCAATTAGCGCAAGAGACGGGTGCAAATAAGCTGTTTTTCAATCGGGATTATACGCCAGAGGCTCGCAAGCGAGACGAGCTCGTGTCAGAAGTGTTGAGCAGTCAGGGCGTGTTTGTACATACATGCAAGGATCTGATTTTGCATGAGCCCGGGGAAATTATGACGAAGCTGCGGGCACCGTATGCCGTTTTTACGCCTTATCGCCGCGTTTGGCAGACGCTCCCAAAAGACCGACCGTTCCCTCAACCGACAAGATGGAATCTATTGGATGGGTTGAAGGAGTTAGCGAGTGAGCCAGTTCCTACTGTGGAGGCGTTTGGACGAAAACGACCAATCGGTACCGAGTGGGAGATGGAACAGTTCGGGGAGCAAGCGGCACGTAAACGATTGCAGCAATTTTTAGATGGTGACATTTATACGTATAAAGAAAAACGCGACATGCCAGGGGTGAATGCGACCTCCCGGCTGTCTTTTGCTCTCAACGCAGGTACTCTGTCTATACGAACGGTGTATCATAGCGTACAGGAAGTGCTTGCTGGGGCACGGGGTGAGCAGGTTACCTCGATCGAAGCTTTTCTTACGGAACTCATTTGGAGAGAATTTTATCAGCAGGTGCTCTATTTCCATCCGCACACGACTGACCATGCCTATTTGCCACAATTTGAAAAGGTCGCTTGGGAAAACAGGACGGACCTTTTTACCCGTTGGTGTCAAGGGGAGACGGGCTACCCGATTGTCGATGCTGCCATGAAGCAGTTGAATGAGACGGGATGGATGCACAATCGGCTGCGGATGATTACTGCATCATTTTTGACAAAGGATTTGCTTGTGGATTGGCGTTGGGGAATGGCCTACTTCGCACAGCAGTTGATCGATTTCGATGAAGCGGCAAACATTGGGGGGTGGCAGTGGAGTGCCTCGACTGGTACCGATGCGCAGCCGTATTTTCGGATATTCAATCCTGTCACACAAGGGGAAAAGTTTGATCCAGACGGCGTTTTCGTCAAAAAATATCTTCCCGTATTGCGTGAAGTACCTCTACAATATATTCATAAACCGTGGGACATGCCGGAGCATATTCAAGAGCAAGCAGGCTGCAAGATTGGCTTCGACTACCCGATTCCTTGTGTGGACCACGCACAAAGAAGAAAGCTGGCCATGGCCTTGTTTCAGGAGGCAAAAGGCCGCCATGCAAAGACTGAGTAA
- a CDS encoding sporulation protein, whose amino-acid sequence MRTQPIWLLRSSRVVLGLVVLTTVLTVGCGGNTAKQQGYRTDMRNTQHNMKVRGDQSGNTLQGRTPVAADRDPLMGRNQNPNMVTGRANVRNTPVEVTNMERMAMSVKGVENARITLSDANAYVTLDLVHNITANQARTIEQQVISLLRERIPNYDFHLTSHDGYHR is encoded by the coding sequence ATGCGGACACAACCTATTTGGCTTTTGCGCAGCTCGCGTGTCGTTCTGGGTTTGGTTGTACTTACGACTGTCCTCACCGTCGGCTGCGGAGGAAATACAGCTAAGCAACAGGGCTATCGTACGGATATGAGGAATACGCAGCACAATATGAAGGTCAGAGGGGATCAAAGCGGCAATACGCTGCAAGGCCGTACCCCTGTTGCTGCTGACCGCGACCCGCTAATGGGGCGCAATCAAAATCCGAATATGGTTACCGGTCGAGCCAATGTGCGCAATACGCCTGTCGAAGTAACCAATATGGAGAGGATGGCCATGTCAGTGAAAGGTGTAGAAAATGCTCGCATCACACTCAGCGATGCCAATGCATATGTTACTCTTGACCTTGTGCATAACATCACTGCGAATCAAGCGCGTACCATCGAGCAGCAGGTGATTTCACTTCTTCGGGAAAGAATTCCAAACTACGATTTTCACTTAACCTCGCATGACGGTTACCATCGCTGA
- a CDS encoding radical SAM protein: protein MYLVYADEKGNVYDHPGLFAVARNGDILTEILEEELIPLPEGSTLVSLPDTEPIGMDPDTGEMVKLDGCTAVGALVPQGITRLLLPGYVKTNKESKLPLFGYSAVVWKDNRFWVTGRESDDIYKWDPLNFPMDELRQRVAKTLETFPQNRILNHLSHCALEYECLTASNNFFNRWEGSLPVSYTCNAGCYGCISEQPDDSGFPSPQTRMNFKPTEDELVEVMLHHLKTPESIISFGQGCEGEPSTMASIIVPAMRRVRETTDMGFININTNAGLTDHIKGIVDAGLDLMRVSIISAIDEHYNAYYRPRNYTLENVARSAEYAASKGVYTSINYLCFPGVFDREEEMEAMIEFIRRTGIKLIQLRNLNIDPESYLAMIPKAQGEVFGMKQAIEIYQQELPDVVIGSFTHIPPDLLQRRKNMA from the coding sequence ATGTATTTAGTTTACGCAGATGAAAAAGGCAATGTATACGACCACCCAGGTCTTTTTGCAGTGGCTCGTAACGGAGATATATTGACAGAAATTCTGGAAGAAGAACTGATCCCGCTCCCGGAAGGATCGACGTTGGTCAGTTTGCCGGACACCGAGCCGATCGGAATGGACCCTGACACAGGTGAAATGGTCAAGTTGGATGGCTGTACAGCAGTAGGCGCACTTGTGCCACAAGGAATTACAAGGCTCTTGCTGCCAGGCTATGTGAAAACGAACAAGGAAAGCAAGCTGCCGTTGTTTGGCTATTCCGCAGTCGTCTGGAAGGATAACCGATTCTGGGTAACGGGGCGTGAGAGTGACGATATTTACAAATGGGACCCGTTGAACTTCCCGATGGATGAACTGCGCCAGCGAGTGGCAAAGACGTTGGAGACGTTTCCGCAAAACCGCATTTTGAACCACTTGTCCCACTGTGCGTTGGAGTACGAATGCTTGACGGCCTCCAATAACTTTTTCAACCGCTGGGAAGGCAGCTTGCCTGTTTCCTATACCTGTAATGCCGGTTGCTACGGCTGTATTTCCGAGCAACCAGATGACAGTGGTTTCCCTTCTCCACAGACACGGATGAATTTCAAACCGACAGAGGACGAGCTGGTAGAAGTCATGCTGCACCACTTGAAAACACCGGAGAGCATTATCAGCTTCGGACAGGGGTGCGAGGGTGAGCCTTCTACGATGGCTTCCATCATTGTTCCTGCTATGCGTCGTGTACGGGAAACGACAGATATGGGCTTTATCAACATCAATACGAATGCGGGCTTGACGGATCATATCAAAGGCATTGTTGATGCCGGGCTTGATCTGATGCGCGTGAGTATCATCAGTGCGATTGACGAACACTATAATGCCTACTACCGCCCGCGCAACTACACGTTGGAAAATGTAGCGCGTTCTGCTGAGTACGCTGCATCCAAGGGTGTGTATACGTCGATTAACTACCTGTGCTTCCCTGGCGTGTTTGACCGCGAAGAGGAAATGGAAGCGATGATCGAGTTCATCCGCAGAACAGGCATTAAGCTGATTCAGTTGCGGAATCTGAATATCGATCCAGAGAGCTACTTGGCGATGATTCCAAAAGCGCAAGGCGAAGTATTTGGCATGAAGCAAGCCATCGAAATTTATCAGCAAGAGCTGCCAGATGTGGTAATCGGTTCGTTTACGCATATTCCTCCAGATCTGCTCCAGCGTAGGAAAAACATGGCGTAA
- the prfA gene encoding peptide chain release factor 1, translated as MFTRLSAVEERFEEVTNLLCDPDVISDTKRLRELSKEQSSLEETVTAYREYKSVVSQIDDAKAMLEEKLDDEMREMVKLELSELSARKEQLEDRLKILLLPKDPNDEKNVIVEIRGAAGGDEAALFAAVLFRMYTRFAERNAFKIEVLEASPTDIGGYKEIVFSLSGRGAYSKMKFESGAHRVQRIPATESGGRIHTSTATVLVLPEAEDVEVEVHEKDIRIDTFCSSGAGGQSVNTTKSAVRVTHIPTGIMVSCQDEKSQHSNKDKALRVLRARLYDFYMQQQNAEADATRKSLVGTGDRSERIRTYNYPQSRVTDHRIGLTLHRLESVLEGELDEVIDNLILHEQTELLKSHAHSA; from the coding sequence ATGTTTACACGCTTATCTGCAGTCGAAGAGCGTTTTGAAGAAGTAACGAATCTCCTATGTGACCCCGACGTCATTAGTGATACAAAACGCTTGCGTGAACTGTCCAAGGAACAATCTTCGTTGGAAGAGACGGTAACGGCATACCGTGAATATAAATCAGTGGTGAGTCAAATCGACGACGCGAAAGCAATGCTGGAAGAGAAACTGGATGACGAGATGCGCGAAATGGTCAAGCTCGAACTCAGTGAATTGTCAGCACGCAAGGAACAACTGGAAGATCGCTTGAAGATCCTGTTGCTTCCAAAAGACCCGAACGATGAGAAAAACGTCATTGTGGAAATCCGCGGTGCTGCGGGCGGCGATGAAGCTGCACTGTTTGCAGCGGTGCTTTTCCGTATGTACACGCGTTTTGCGGAGCGCAACGCTTTTAAAATTGAAGTGCTGGAGGCAAGCCCAACCGATATTGGCGGATACAAGGAAATTGTCTTCTCGCTGTCTGGCCGCGGTGCTTACAGCAAAATGAAATTCGAAAGCGGCGCGCATCGTGTGCAACGCATCCCGGCTACTGAGTCCGGTGGACGTATCCATACTTCTACTGCGACTGTGCTGGTTCTGCCAGAAGCAGAAGACGTGGAAGTAGAAGTACACGAAAAAGATATCCGCATCGATACGTTCTGCTCCAGTGGTGCGGGCGGTCAGAGCGTTAACACGACCAAGTCTGCGGTTCGCGTAACGCATATTCCTACAGGGATCATGGTTTCTTGTCAGGACGAAAAATCCCAGCATTCCAACAAAGACAAGGCGCTGCGTGTATTGCGCGCACGTCTGTATGATTTCTACATGCAACAACAAAATGCGGAAGCAGATGCTACGCGCAAAAGCTTGGTGGGTACTGGTGACCGAAGCGAGCGCATCCGCACGTACAACTATCCACAAAGCCGCGTGACCGACCACCGCATCGGTCTGACCCTGCACCGACTGGAATCGGTATTGGAAGGCGAATTGGATGAAGTGATCGACAACCTGATCCTGCATGAACAAACGGAGCTTTTGAAAAGCCATGCACACTCAGCTTGA
- a CDS encoding M23 family metallopeptidase → MEYVQVSAPVESQMEAKKAVVEQALFKAFNPYASLASPSPATKGKSVVYAVRQGDTLSGIAQRYGLSLKNLVEANSITNPHLLSVGMKLIIKRDEVGHMVKRGETLDYIARRYGVSRESLIERNPLLKWLSDNLYVGQVVYVPIAKGNPMLGNDPEQKRSAVQAASRQVITRIRGGLSWPVREATLTSGFGARWGKTHKGVDLWNEQEAKTPILAARAGVVVEAGANRSGYGRMVVIDHGDGLQTFYAHMRLLLVSPGQTVEAGEILGYMGQTGNSTGYHLHFEVRQDDVPINPLPYLGR, encoded by the coding sequence GTGGAGTACGTGCAAGTTAGCGCTCCGGTGGAGTCACAGATGGAAGCGAAAAAAGCTGTCGTGGAGCAGGCGCTATTTAAAGCGTTTAATCCCTATGCCAGTCTGGCTTCACCCTCACCAGCAACGAAAGGAAAATCGGTGGTGTACGCTGTTCGGCAAGGAGATACGCTATCCGGTATTGCCCAGCGCTACGGTCTATCTTTGAAAAATCTGGTAGAGGCTAATAGTATTACGAATCCCCATCTGTTGAGTGTGGGCATGAAGCTAATTATCAAGCGTGATGAAGTCGGACATATGGTGAAACGAGGAGAAACGCTGGATTACATAGCAAGACGGTATGGTGTGAGTCGGGAATCGTTAATCGAACGAAATCCGCTACTAAAATGGCTGTCGGACAACCTGTATGTAGGACAGGTCGTGTATGTCCCTATCGCTAAGGGTAATCCGATGTTGGGCAATGATCCAGAGCAGAAGCGAAGTGCCGTTCAAGCGGCAAGTCGGCAAGTGATTACGAGGATTCGCGGCGGTCTCAGTTGGCCAGTCAGAGAAGCTACGCTTACAAGCGGATTTGGTGCGCGTTGGGGAAAAACACACAAGGGTGTGGATTTGTGGAATGAACAGGAAGCAAAGACACCGATCTTGGCAGCAAGGGCAGGAGTTGTTGTGGAGGCAGGGGCCAACAGGTCAGGGTACGGGCGGATGGTCGTAATTGATCACGGAGATGGCTTGCAAACTTTTTATGCCCATATGCGTCTCTTGCTGGTGTCACCTGGTCAAACTGTAGAAGCGGGGGAGATATTGGGATACATGGGGCAAACGGGTAACTCTACGGGATATCATTTGCACTTTGAAGTGCGACAGGATGATGTGCCGATTAATCCACTTCCCTATCTTGGCAGGTAA